Below is a window of Methanobacteriaceae archaeon DNA.
CAGGATGTAAATCAGGATGTAACTTTAAAACACATTCTTTATAAAGTGACTTAAGCCTTTTGGCATTCTTTTTTGAGAGCTTATGGAACTTTTTATCACCAATCAGTTCATCCAATTCTTCCATTTGAAGTTTGATATTGTGCTCATATTCTAAAAACTCTTCTTTTAACGCTTCATCAATCAAGTCAAGATTGACCTCGTCCTGACTGTTAATTTGAATATAGAGCAATCCAAGTTTTCTTTTAAGAATAGACAACTCAACATCTCTTTTAGAGATCATGCTCGAGCAATCCGAAGTTTAAAAGATATTCCCTTTCTATATTAGGACATATATGTAAAGTAAGCTCCTGATATTCAAATATCAAATCAGATAACTTATTTTTTAATTTTTCAAATTCAGGATGAATGATTAATGACAATTTTATCACATCATTTCGATAACTATAAAGTTAAATATAGAATTATATAAATATATACCTTTCTTATTATTGAGTGTGACATTATGAAAATGCCGGAAACTATAGATTCAAAATTACTTGCCCCATGCGGAATTAATTGTATTAGCTGTGAAAAATATCAAAATCCATGTGGAGGCTGTTTAATCAGCAATGACGGAAAAAGTAAAGCTAGCTTAAAGTGTAAAATTAAAACCTGCTTTGATTCTAAGAATTTCAGCTATTGCGGACGCTGCAGTGAGTTTCCATGCCCACTCATGAAAAAGCATTCAAAAAAATATATTAAAAGACATGATTTGAACACCCTTGAAAGTGCCAAAAGAATTAAAACTACCGGAATTGGCCGTATGATGAGTCAGGACCGTGATAAATGGTTATGTCCAGAATGCGGTGGTGTTATTAAATTCCAAAGCAAAACATGTAGTGAATGCGGATATGAAAGTAAATAGAAAAAAACTATTTACTGTTCAATTTATTATTCAAATCACGTGCAACCAAATAATAATATATATAAAAACTAGCCCAGAAAACAGCTGCAAAAATGCAAGCTATTGCAATCCATGTTATTATTGGACCGATTCCAAGATTAATTGGCATCCATTTTAAGTATACTGCAACTGCAAACAATACTCCCATACCAATAACCATCTGAAAGATAACCTGAAGAGGGAATGCAACATTCTCATTTTCATAAATCAAACCACTTAAGGAGAATGCCCAACCAACAACAATTGTTCCGAGAAATGCATTTATAATATCAATACCGCTGAATCGAATAGTTTCAGGCCCTACTTGAAGAGATATCATTACCATGACACACATTACAACAAAACATCCGACAAATGCTCCGAATGCTAATCTTCTAACTAAATCCAGTTTCATGAAATCACCTATAAATCCAAAGCCCTTTTAAATTCAGGCAAATATTTTCTTGAGATATTATCCTTCAAGCCGTTTTTAAGTTCTATAAACATCATTCCCTTAAGTGAAGGAGCCACTCTTTTTATCTTTTTTAGATTAACGATAGTGGTTTTTGAAATACGGACAAAATCACTTGTTAAAGTTTCTTCAACTTGATACAATGGCTTTTTAATGATATACTCCTGATTTTCTGTATATACATTGACCTGTTTATCCTCAACTCTAAACATGAAAATCTCACTAAATTCCAATAATGCTATGTCAGATCCCCTTTTAACTGCCAGCATTTCATTTGAATCATCACTTTCAAGAATTAACATTGCTTTTGTGATATTATCTGTCAATTCATTGGTGTGAATGTCAGCATACGGCTCTTCAATATCTCGTGAAACAAATAAATTTACCTTCATATTTTATTTCCTTAGTTTTTCCATCTCTTCTTGAATTTTTCGTTCCCTGTATTCTTTACTGTCAAATCTGCTGCTGAACACAAATGCCTTTAAGAATTCGACTGCAATTCCAATTCCCCAAAAGAATACTGGAAATACAACCCACCAGAATTCCAGAGTGAAAATATAGTTAACAACAGCCAGTGCAGCATTTACAATCAGATATATTGTAAAGCTTTTATAAAATTCTATTTTTGCATCTGCTCTTCTCTCAGCAATTACCCTTAAACTGTCACTCATCTAATCACCTCTTTTTGAAAGTTCATTTTCAACAATTCTTTCACGATTGTAACTAATTGGATATGCATCAAAAAGATCTTTTAAAAGAGCAATTCCACCAAATAACATTGCAAATTTGAGTAACCAGAAATCTCCCAAGAATACGAAACAAACAATTGCCAATATAGTATTTGAAACTATAAACTTAAATAAATTTTCTTGAAACCTGATTTTTGCATCCACTCTTTTTTCTGCCTTTTCTCTTACATGCATATTATCACCATTCGATAATAAAAGTTAGTAAAGTAATATATAAATGACTAATTGGCAATATGTCCAAGATGCATAATATTGGAACTGAAATGCAAAAAATAGTAATTAAAAATAAGAAATTAAGTAGCTATAGAAGAGCTACTAATAAATATAAAATAGAAGTCATTGCAGGAACAGTTAAGTTATCAATTCCACCATAACTGAATGCTTCACATGCAGTTGTAACTGCTGAAATTG
It encodes the following:
- a CDS encoding DUF3795 domain-containing protein, coding for MKMPETIDSKLLAPCGINCISCEKYQNPCGGCLISNDGKSKASLKCKIKTCFDSKNFSYCGRCSEFPCPLMKKHSKKYIKRHDLNTLESAKRIKTTGIGRMMSQDRDKWLCPECGGVIKFQSKTCSECGYESK
- a CDS encoding DUF3021 domain-containing protein — protein: MKLDLVRRLAFGAFVGCFVVMCVMVMISLQVGPETIRFSGIDIINAFLGTIVVGWAFSLSGLIYENENVAFPLQVIFQMVIGMGVLFAVAVYLKWMPINLGIGPIITWIAIACIFAAVFWASFYIYYYLVARDLNNKLNSK
- a CDS encoding LytTR family DNA-binding domain-containing protein, whose translation is MKVNLFVSRDIEEPYADIHTNELTDNITKAMLILESDDSNEMLAVKRGSDIALLEFSEIFMFRVEDKQVNVYTENQEYIIKKPLYQVEETLTSDFVRISKTTIVNLKKIKRVAPSLKGMMFIELKNGLKDNISRKYLPEFKRALDL
- a CDS encoding 2TM domain-containing protein, with amino-acid sequence MSDSLRVIAERRADAKIEFYKSFTIYLIVNAALAVVNYIFTLEFWWVVFPVFFWGIGIAVEFLKAFVFSSRFDSKEYRERKIQEEMEKLRK
- a CDS encoding 2TM domain-containing protein; amino-acid sequence: MHVREKAEKRVDAKIRFQENLFKFIVSNTILAIVCFVFLGDFWLLKFAMLFGGIALLKDLFDAYPISYNRERIVENELSKRGD